One Hafnia alvei genomic window, CTCCATAGCCGCTTCAATCATGTATTCATCGAGCGTGTCGTCGAGGGATAAAAAGTCGTCGGCCAGCCAGAACGTCCCGCAACACAAGGCATCGTCGGGGTAGCGTGAAAGTCGGCTTTTAAAGGCAGCGATTGTCATTGACCGCGCGGTTACATCAGGTTTCAACATAGAAATATCCTCAGCATCCGGCACCCTTCTGTGCCGTGCCCCCACAACAGACGGGCTTTTGGCGAAGACGTCAGGGGCGGCGCGCAGGCCGCAGCGTGACGTTAACGGGCTGAATGCGCCGTTAACGTCAGGAACGGGCGAGCACCGGCGATAGCTTCCCTTGACGACGCAGCCGCCCGGCTAAAGTGCGGGCACGGCACAGGACGGACTATCCACATAATGACTGCAGAACATTGTGGATAACCTGCCCGTAACCGATCGAGAGAGGGATGTGACAAGAGAAACCTTCAATTGTTTATTTTTTGAGCCACCGGAAGATAAAATGGCGAATTCTTTTTCAGTTAAAACACGTCATTAGGAAAAAGGAATTTTCCCAACTTGCCATATAGGAACATTCCCGCTCATAATACTGGTAATCCATACAGTATTATGAGTTTTAACAATGAAAGCAGAAATCATCACGGCCATTACAACCTCACGCCTTCAACTGCCACTTTTTAGCGATACCTGCGCGGCCGGTTTTCCTTCTCCGGCTCAGGACTACATTGAAGCGCAGCTCGATTTAAATGATTTCTGTATCCGTCACCCTTCAGCGACATACTTCGTTCGTGCGCAGGGTGAATCAATGGTTGAAGCGGGCATTTTGTCAGGCGATTTATTGGTGGTAGACCGCGCCCTGACACCGTCTCACGGAGATACGGTCATCGCTGCAGTGGACGGAGAATTCACGGTTAAGCGGCTTTGCACACATCCGCAGCTCTGCTTGCAGCCGATGAACAGTGCTTACAGCCCAATATTTGTCGATCCTGACGAGTTGGATATCTTTGGGGTAGTCACGCACGCAATTCATACGCTGGACAAAAGTTAATATGTTCCTGCTCTGCGATGTAAATGCGATGTACGCCAGCTGCGAACAACTGTTTAGGCCCGACTTGAAGGGAAAACCGGTGATCGTGCTTAGCAACAACGACGGCGCGATTGTCGCAGCGAACAGAGAGGCGAAAGCACTCGGCATCAAACGAGGCGCCCCATTCTTTCAAGCTAAGGCATTGATTCAACAGCATCAGATAGCCTGTTTCAGTTCGAATTACGCGTTATATGGCGACATCAGCCACAGGATAATGTCGATATTAGAGTCACTGGCACCGTCGCTGGAAATTTATAGTATTGATGAGGCATTTCTACAGATAGCCGGCATCGATGCCAGCGAGCCGTATCTTGATTATGGACGACGAGTTCGGGCGACCGTAGCCCAACGAACGGGCCTAACCTGTGGCATTGGTATCGCACAAACGCGGACGTTGGCCAAGTTAGCCAACCACGCAGCAAAGACCTGGCCCGCCACGGGAGGCGTCGTCGATTTAAGCGACCGCATACGTCAGCGCAAACTGATGGCGCTGCTTCCGGTCGACGAGGTATGGGGAATTGGACGCAAGCTGTCAGCAAAACTTCGCTTAATGGGTATCGAAACGGTCCTGCAGCTGGCTGACGCGAACTTGCAGTTGATGAAGAAAACATTCGGCGTCGTTGTTGAGAGAACCATCAGAGAGTTAAACGGCATACCCTGTATATCGATTGAAGCGCTGCCGGCAAAACAGCAAATCATCTGCAGCCGTAGTTTTGGAGAACGCATCACGCAGCTGCAGGACATGAAACAAGCGATATGTCAGTACGCCGAACGTGCTGCTGAAAAGCTGCGTGAGGAAAAGCAGTATTGCCGCCACGTTAGCGTTTTTCTGCGTACCAGTCCGTATGCCAACGAGCCGCAGTACGGCAACAGTGCTAATCAGATCATGATGTTGGCCACACAGGATACGCGCGATATTGTCGCAGCTGCGATGAAAGCGCTGTCTCAAATCTGGCGGGATGGATATCGCTATCAAAAAGCGGGGATCATGCTCAATGATTTCTGCAGTCGTCCGGGACAGATAGACATGTTTGATGAGACGCCGCCGCGCGCGAACAGTGAACAACTGATGAAAGTTGTCGATCGCATTAACAGCACAGGTGTCGGAAAAGTATGGTTTGGCGGACAGGGGATTGAGAAAGGCTGGAGGATGAAAAGAGAAATGCTATCGCCAGCATATACGACGCAATGGAAAGATCTCCCTATCGCAGCCTTGTCATAACCCCCCAGAGAACGCTTCAGGTCACACGCTAGATAGCTCGTTAACAAAAGACACCTACATGTCATATATATGACATGTAGGTGTGCGCAACTAAAAAACATCAACCATAAAATGCTCATATGATAATACTTAAAAACACATATATGTATTGATATGAGATTTACAACCACTCACTAAGCCTGTAAAATCCCAACAAGAACACATATATGTATACATAGTAATATATATGTGTATTTTAAACATGATTAGTGACTTTTTGAGGTTTATGATGCGTATATATGTTGATGACGGTTCTACGAACATTAAGCTCGCTTGGAAAGATAATGGTGAAGTTAAAACCTTTATCAGTCCTAACAGTTTTAAACCGGAATGGTCGCTAAATTTATTCAGCGATCAAATATCTGCCAACTATGAAATCGAGGGTGAGAAATTTAGCTTTGATCCAGGCAGCGTTGACGCTGTTGTTACAACCGAAACACGCTATCAATACAGTCTTGTCAATACAGTGGCTATCCATCACGCCTTACTCCAATCAGGAATTAAGCCGCAGGACATCGACGTTGTCGTAACTCTCCCACTATCCGAGTATCTTGATTCAGACTTCCAGCCTAAAACTGAAAACATCACGCGTAAGAAAAACAGCGTGAAACGAACTGTCTCTCTACAGGGAAATAAATCAGGGTTTTCAATAGGTAAGGTATCAGTACTGCCGGAGAGTATACCTGCAGGATTTAACGTGCTCACAGGGCTTGAGGATGATGATTCACTGCTTATTGTTGATTTAGGGGGTACGACACTGGATGTATCCCATGTACGCAGCAAAATGTCTGGTATAACCAATACGTGGTGCGATCCTAAAATCGGCGTTTCTATCATCACCAATGACATAAAAAATGTACTGGCATCATATACTCGTATCAGCTCACTTCAGGCTGATAAGATGATCATAAATCGCGATGAGAACGGTTGGTTAGAACACCGTTTACCAGATGCCGAGATGAGAACTCAAGTCATTAACGCAATTGAAGCTAAAAAGAAACTCCTTGTAAATCGTGTGCTCAATGTTATAGATCGGTTTAACGGTTATACACATATCATGTGTGTAGGAGGGGGCGCGAAATTGATTGCTGAAGATATCCAGAAGAATACAAACATCCCAGCCGCTCGTTTTTATACAAGTGATAATCCACAGTTTGATCTGGTTCTTGGCATGCTAGAAATGAAGGAAGGAAGCAGCAATGGCTAATACAGATGGTGCCCGTAAGATAGCGTTTAATTTATATCCGACAGAAGAGATAGGAGATAAGTTAGCCAGCGATTTACTAGACGAAACTCGTCTAAAAGAGCGAGGTCGAACTATGCGGGCATTTCTGTTAACTGGCGCTGCTTTAGCAGCAATAGACCGCCGCATTCCTAATCTGATAGCCGAACTAGCAACTAAAGACATAACCATCAGGGATATTCAACGAATTATAAGTAGCGTAATTCCAGATGCATTTTCACCCGATGATGCGATGGTAGAAACAATACTTAATCGCCTTGGTCAGTCGGTGACTGCAGAGAAAAGTAAAGGTTTTAAGAGCGAACCCACTAAATCTGAAGAAGATATCAACGTCATTAAGACTCGGTCTAACAGTAATAGTATGTTTCCTGACGACGACTAGCATCAGAGCACTACGGCTCCCAGCCTGCGAGATTGGGAGCCGTAAACAACTGAAAATTAATCATTTTTGTAATAATGAAATCATGAAATCATACTTTCATTATTTCATTTTATTCCTATACATATCATAGCCTGCTAGAAGCATATCCGTCATCGATATCCCCTGCTCTGCTGCATAAGCCTTCATTTCTTTATGCTTAGACACTGGAACTTTTATCTGGATTGGTTTTACAGATGAATCCGGTGCAGCACCTTTCCCAGTTACATCCAGAGTTGGCTCATCCTCTTTTGGAGGTTCGATTTTGATTGTATTTTTTGGGCCCTTCATAGATAACCTCTCAACCTAAAATGAAATAATTAAATCATGCTATCATGAATTAATTATATCATGAACTTCTTCTATCATTTGCTTTGCTGTTTCGTTTAGCGATTTGAATGGTGTTTCATGCAACGCCTTTCCTGCGTCAAGAGCTTCTCCATAGCTGGTTTTAAATGGTATGACTGTATTAAGAACTTTATAGCCCCACGCTCTTATAGTGTCCTGAGCTTTTTCGCCTTGAGATGGCGAAGGAGATTTCGCGACTGCAAATACAATTTTCTCCTTATCAATGCCTTTTTTAATCAACTCACGCGCCAATTCGAGCGATGGCTCGAGATCATCAATAGTGGTACCAGTAGCGATAATGACAAGATCAGATTCATCAGCAACATCGAGAGATGTAGTTTCAGCGGCAGGACGTCCATCAATAATGAGCAGATGGCAACTATCTTTCATTCTAATAGCGGTTTCTACACGACGATATAGAGCGCAATCAATTTGGCTCAGACCACTTTTTTCACGTCGTTCCGCCCACTTCAAGGAAGTTTGTTGCTTCGTATCTATATCAGCTAAATGCGTTTTCCATCCAGCATCAGTAAATCCAACGGCTAACGTTCTAGCATCAGTACTTTTTGAACCACCACCCTTCTGGCCAACAATCGATATAACCTTTCCCATCACATCACCCCTTCATTAAATCATGATTTCATTATAGCAATCACGTAATTCATTCACTATGACATAGCTTACATTTAGCCACAACATTAAATCATGATTTAATGATTTCAATAAAACATGAAAAATATAACACAAT contains:
- a CDS encoding ParA family protein → MGKVISIVGQKGGGSKSTDARTLAVGFTDAGWKTHLADIDTKQQTSLKWAERREKSGLSQIDCALYRRVETAIRMKDSCHLLIIDGRPAAETTSLDVADESDLVIIATGTTIDDLEPSLELARELIKKGIDKEKIVFAVAKSPSPSQGEKAQDTIRAWGYKVLNTVIPFKTSYGEALDAGKALHETPFKSLNETAKQMIEEVHDIINS
- the umuD gene encoding translesion error-prone DNA polymerase V autoproteolytic subunit, producing the protein MKAEIITAITTSRLQLPLFSDTCAAGFPSPAQDYIEAQLDLNDFCIRHPSATYFVRAQGESMVEAGILSGDLLVVDRALTPSHGDTVIAAVDGEFTVKRLCTHPQLCLQPMNSAYSPIFVDPDELDIFGVVTHAIHTLDKS
- the umuC gene encoding translesion error-prone DNA polymerase V subunit UmuC; the protein is MFLLCDVNAMYASCEQLFRPDLKGKPVIVLSNNDGAIVAANREAKALGIKRGAPFFQAKALIQQHQIACFSSNYALYGDISHRIMSILESLAPSLEIYSIDEAFLQIAGIDASEPYLDYGRRVRATVAQRTGLTCGIGIAQTRTLAKLANHAAKTWPATGGVVDLSDRIRQRKLMALLPVDEVWGIGRKLSAKLRLMGIETVLQLADANLQLMKKTFGVVVERTIRELNGIPCISIEALPAKQQIICSRSFGERITQLQDMKQAICQYAERAAEKLREEKQYCRHVSVFLRTSPYANEPQYGNSANQIMMLATQDTRDIVAAAMKALSQIWRDGYRYQKAGIMLNDFCSRPGQIDMFDETPPRANSEQLMKVVDRINSTGVGKVWFGGQGIEKGWRMKREMLSPAYTTQWKDLPIAALS
- the parM gene encoding plasmid segregation protein ParM domain-containing protein — its product is MRIYVDDGSTNIKLAWKDNGEVKTFISPNSFKPEWSLNLFSDQISANYEIEGEKFSFDPGSVDAVVTTETRYQYSLVNTVAIHHALLQSGIKPQDIDVVVTLPLSEYLDSDFQPKTENITRKKNSVKRTVSLQGNKSGFSIGKVSVLPESIPAGFNVLTGLEDDDSLLIVDLGGTTLDVSHVRSKMSGITNTWCDPKIGVSIITNDIKNVLASYTRISSLQADKMIINRDENGWLEHRLPDAEMRTQVINAIEAKKKLLVNRVLNVIDRFNGYTHIMCVGGGAKLIAEDIQKNTNIPAARFYTSDNPQFDLVLGMLEMKEGSSNG
- a CDS encoding plasmid partitioning/stability family protein, whose amino-acid sequence is MANTDGARKIAFNLYPTEEIGDKLASDLLDETRLKERGRTMRAFLLTGAALAAIDRRIPNLIAELATKDITIRDIQRIISSVIPDAFSPDDAMVETILNRLGQSVTAEKSKGFKSEPTKSEEDINVIKTRSNSNSMFPDDD